The following coding sequences are from one Capsicum annuum cultivar UCD-10X-F1 chromosome 3, UCD10Xv1.1, whole genome shotgun sequence window:
- the LOC107862018 gene encoding protein NUCLEAR FUSION DEFECTIVE 4 isoform X3 — translation MAVLKEGSRPPWVGLAAAVWVQIAAGNAYTFPLYSPALKSVLGFSQQQLTIIGVANDIGENVGILPGIACNKFPPWVILLLGVCLSFFGYGVLWLAISQTVLSLPYWVLFLALVVATNSSAWMGTAVLVTNMRNFPLSRGTVAGILKGYVGLSGAVFTEIFAMVLNNSASDLLLFLTLGVPTICLAMMYFIRACTPASGEDSSEHVHFLFTQAASLLLAVYLLTTTILKNMLSLRSSISYILVGVMVVFLMSPLAIPLKMTLFPSRLKRSGKLDGSSNDLTEEEVSSSQTAALLTPMSSEVDLGSFHEGEDVSEVDMLLAVGEGAVKKKRKPRRGEDFKFREAVIKADFWLLWLAYFLGVGSGVTVLNNLAQIGVALGVNDTTILLSLFSFCNFLGRLGAGVVSEHFVRSKTIPRTFWMMLAQIIMIMTFLLYASALSAWQSNRSASVFWSTGWLCL, via the exons ATGGCTGTACTAAAAGAAGGAAGCAGACCACCATGGGTAGGTCTTGCTGCTGCTGTTTGGGTACAGATAGCAGCTGGTAATGCTTATACTTTCCCACTATATTCCCCTGCTTTGAAATCAGTGTTGGGTTTTAGTCAGCAGCAGCTTACTATTATTGGAGTGGCAAATGATATTGGGGAGAATGTTGGGATTCTGCCTGGCATAGCTTGCAACAAGTTCCCACCTTGGGTTATTTTGCTTCTTGGTGTTTGCCTTTCTTTTTTTGGCTATGGTGTTCTTTGGCTTGCTATCAGCCAAACTGTGCTCTCCTTGCCGTACTGGGTT CTTTTTCTCGCACTGGTAGTTGCTACAAACAGCAGTGCATGGATGGGCACAGCAGTACTTGTCACCAATATGAGGAACTTCCCTCTCAGTAGAGGCACTGTTGCTGGCATACTGAAAGGCTATGTTGGCTTGAGTGGTGCAGTTTTCACAGAGATCTTCGCCATGGTTCTTAATAATTCAGCTTCAGATTTATTGCTGTTTCTAACATTGGGAGTTCCGACCATCTGTTTGGCCATGATGTATTTTATACGGGCTTGCACACCAGCTTCTGGAGAGGATTCTTCTGAACATGTCCATTTTCTTTTCACTCAAGCAGCAAGTCTATTGCTTGCAGTTTATCTTCTCACTACAACAATTTTGAAGAACATGCTATCTCTAAGAAGTTCCATCTCCTATATACTTGTTGGAGTAATGGTTGTTTTCTTGATGTCTCCTTTAGCAATTCCCTTGAAGATGACACTCTTTCCATCTCGTCTCAAGAGATCTGGAAAATTAGATGGTTCCTCAAATGATTTGACTGAAGAAGAGGTCAGTTCCAGCCAAACGGCGGCCTTATTAACTCCAATGTCATCAGAAGTAGACCTTGGGAGCTTTCATGAAGGTGAAGATGTTTCTGAGGTGGACATGCTGCTGGCTGTGGGTGAGGGTGCagtgaagaagaaaaggaaaccTAGAAGAGGCGAAGACTTCAAATTTCGTGAAGCTGTTATTAAAGCTGACTTCTGGCTTCTGTGGCTCGCATACTTCCTCGGTGTTGGTTCTGGTGTAACTGTTCTTAATAATTTAGCACAGATTGGCGTTGCACTAGGTGTAAATGATACAACGATATTACTCAGTTTGTTCAGTTTTTGCAACTTTTTGGGCCGTCTTGGGGCAGGTGTTGTTTCGGAACACTTTGTGAG GTCAAAAACAATACCACGAACATTTTGGATGATGCTAGCACAAATCATCATGATTATGACATTCCTTCTTTATGCTTCAGCTCTGAGTG CTTGGCAATCCAATAGGAGCGCTTCTGTTTTCTGGTCTACTGGCTGGTTATGTCTATGA
- the LOC107862017 gene encoding uncharacterized protein LOC107862017 isoform X2: MSSTSSTFSSFSNRDSDIMTRSTSPTRVNLRRSVSPSPNVRFSASAGRSISVYPHQQKQNSRALPSNQKKTCMCSPTTHPGSFRCSLHKNVGQNRSHSNSSYRSSYHLNMRRSAMTNSLVRIGTVEGDLVKRALAALIRPSSHHLRRRDDFQPRPSRLSVMSKAE, encoded by the coding sequence ATGTCTTCAACTTCATCGACTTTTTCCAGTTTTTCCAACAGGGACTCCGATATAATGACCCGATCCACATCCCCAACCCGGGTCAATCTTCGCCGATCCGTTTCCCCATCGCCAAATGTACGCTTTTCTGCCTCCGCCGGCCGTTCGATTTCAGTTTACCCTCATCAACAGAAGCAGAATAGCAGAGCTTTACCGTCGAATCAGAAGAAGACTTGCATGTGCTCACCCACTACACATCCAGGTTCATTCCGTTGCAGTCTTCATAAGAACGTTGGCCAAAATAGAAGTCATTCAAATTCGTCGTATCGATCGAGTTATCATCTGAATATGCGGAGATCGGCCATGACGAACTCGCTTGTCCGTATCGGAACGGTTGAAGGTGACCTCGTCAAAAGAGCGCTTGCTGCTTTGATCCGTCCATCGTCTCATCATCTCAGACGAAGAGACGATTTTCAGCCACGACCTAGCCGGCTCTCCGTCATGTCCAAGGCCGAATAA
- the LOC107862018 gene encoding protein NUCLEAR FUSION DEFECTIVE 4 isoform X2 — MAVLKEGSRPPWVGLAAAVWVQIAAGNAYTFPLYSPALKSVLGFSQQQLTIIGVANDIGENVGILPGIACNKFPPWVILLLGVCLSFFGYGVLWLAISQTVLSLPYWVLFLALVVATNSSAWMGTAVLVTNMRNFPLSRGTVAGILKGYVGLSGAVFTEIFAMVLNNSASDLLLFLTLGVPTICLAMMYFIRACTPASGEDSSEHVHFLFTQAASLLLAVYLLTTTILKNMLSLRSSISYILVGVMVVFLMSPLAIPLKMTLFPSRLKRSGKLDGSSNDLTEEEVSSSQTAALLTPMSSEVDLGSFHEGEDVSEVDMLLAVGEGAVKKKRKPRRGEDFKFREAVIKADFWLLWLAYFLGVGSGVTVLNNLAQIGVALGVNDTTILLSLFSFCNFLGRLGAGVVSEHFVSSEWYSLCCDSIARDLLRCSVWCNDSNCLRTLWLETFWHNIQLHAAWQSNRSASVFWSTGWLCL, encoded by the exons ATGGCTGTACTAAAAGAAGGAAGCAGACCACCATGGGTAGGTCTTGCTGCTGCTGTTTGGGTACAGATAGCAGCTGGTAATGCTTATACTTTCCCACTATATTCCCCTGCTTTGAAATCAGTGTTGGGTTTTAGTCAGCAGCAGCTTACTATTATTGGAGTGGCAAATGATATTGGGGAGAATGTTGGGATTCTGCCTGGCATAGCTTGCAACAAGTTCCCACCTTGGGTTATTTTGCTTCTTGGTGTTTGCCTTTCTTTTTTTGGCTATGGTGTTCTTTGGCTTGCTATCAGCCAAACTGTGCTCTCCTTGCCGTACTGGGTT CTTTTTCTCGCACTGGTAGTTGCTACAAACAGCAGTGCATGGATGGGCACAGCAGTACTTGTCACCAATATGAGGAACTTCCCTCTCAGTAGAGGCACTGTTGCTGGCATACTGAAAGGCTATGTTGGCTTGAGTGGTGCAGTTTTCACAGAGATCTTCGCCATGGTTCTTAATAATTCAGCTTCAGATTTATTGCTGTTTCTAACATTGGGAGTTCCGACCATCTGTTTGGCCATGATGTATTTTATACGGGCTTGCACACCAGCTTCTGGAGAGGATTCTTCTGAACATGTCCATTTTCTTTTCACTCAAGCAGCAAGTCTATTGCTTGCAGTTTATCTTCTCACTACAACAATTTTGAAGAACATGCTATCTCTAAGAAGTTCCATCTCCTATATACTTGTTGGAGTAATGGTTGTTTTCTTGATGTCTCCTTTAGCAATTCCCTTGAAGATGACACTCTTTCCATCTCGTCTCAAGAGATCTGGAAAATTAGATGGTTCCTCAAATGATTTGACTGAAGAAGAGGTCAGTTCCAGCCAAACGGCGGCCTTATTAACTCCAATGTCATCAGAAGTAGACCTTGGGAGCTTTCATGAAGGTGAAGATGTTTCTGAGGTGGACATGCTGCTGGCTGTGGGTGAGGGTGCagtgaagaagaaaaggaaaccTAGAAGAGGCGAAGACTTCAAATTTCGTGAAGCTGTTATTAAAGCTGACTTCTGGCTTCTGTGGCTCGCATACTTCCTCGGTGTTGGTTCTGGTGTAACTGTTCTTAATAATTTAGCACAGATTGGCGTTGCACTAGGTGTAAATGATACAACGATATTACTCAGTTTGTTCAGTTTTTGCAACTTTTTGGGCCGTCTTGGGGCAGGTGTTGTTTCGGAACACTTTGTGAG CTCTGAGTGGTACTCTCTATGCTGCGACAGCATTGCTAGGGATTTGCTTCGGTGTTCAGTTTGGTGTAATGATTCCAACTGCCTCCGAACTCTTTGGCTTGAAACATTTTGGCATAATATTCAACTTCATGCAGCTTGGCAATCCAATAGGAGCGCTTCTGTTTTCTGGTCTACTGGCTGGTTATGTCTATGA
- the LOC107862017 gene encoding uncharacterized protein LOC107862017 isoform X1 — translation MEPSSSRSKHHSSSFHQHFQRSTSPSGRFCSYSMSSTSSTFSSFSNRDSDIMTRSTSPTRVNLRRSVSPSPNVRFSASAGRSISVYPHQQKQNSRALPSNQKKTCMCSPTTHPGSFRCSLHKNVGQNRSHSNSSYRSSYHLNMRRSAMTNSLVRIGTVEGDLVKRALAALIRPSSHHLRRRDDFQPRPSRLSVMSKAE, via the coding sequence ATGGAGCCTTCTTCTTCTAGAAGCAAACATCATAGTTCAAGTTTTCATCAACATTTTCAACGATCCACTTCACCTTCGGGTCGGTTCTGTTCGTACTCAATGTCTTCAACTTCATCGACTTTTTCCAGTTTTTCCAACAGGGACTCCGATATAATGACCCGATCCACATCCCCAACCCGGGTCAATCTTCGCCGATCCGTTTCCCCATCGCCAAATGTACGCTTTTCTGCCTCCGCCGGCCGTTCGATTTCAGTTTACCCTCATCAACAGAAGCAGAATAGCAGAGCTTTACCGTCGAATCAGAAGAAGACTTGCATGTGCTCACCCACTACACATCCAGGTTCATTCCGTTGCAGTCTTCATAAGAACGTTGGCCAAAATAGAAGTCATTCAAATTCGTCGTATCGATCGAGTTATCATCTGAATATGCGGAGATCGGCCATGACGAACTCGCTTGTCCGTATCGGAACGGTTGAAGGTGACCTCGTCAAAAGAGCGCTTGCTGCTTTGATCCGTCCATCGTCTCATCATCTCAGACGAAGAGACGATTTTCAGCCACGACCTAGCCGGCTCTCCGTCATGTCCAAGGCCGAATAA
- the LOC107862019 gene encoding uncharacterized protein LOC107862019, which produces MDWFSWLSKTGLDSSLLYNYAIMFTNNELDQDDIQYFNHEFLQSMGISIAKHRLEILKLAAKERGRSSSRNHIFWFVVAIRQAKQHFAKRLSTWTHRSDSGSLLPLRNYSERWKASMLKRNKKLTAAKQERSVMQTTNQGRLMMLTNGSPNLMIDSSDTWISSSSSSPTEGFRDDEDMNGVDGGNWPTVAIEEIKWDAMFQDLKPT; this is translated from the coding sequence ATGGATTGGTTTTCATGGCTCTCCAAAACTGGCCTTGACTCTTCTCTTCTTTATAACTATGCTATTATGTTTACTAACAATGAACTTGATCAAGATGATATACAATATTTCAACCATGAATTTCTCCAGAGTATGGGCATTTCCATAGCCAAACATAGGCTAGAAATCCTCAAGCTTGCTGCTAAGGAAAGGGGAAGAAGTAGTTCAAGAAATCATATCTTTTGGTTTGTTGTAGCTATCAGGCAAGCAAAGCAACATTTTGCCAAGCGCTTGAGCACGTGGACTCATCGATCAGATTCAGGTTCCCTGTTGCCTCTGAGAAATTACAGTGAAAGATGGAAAGCATCTATGTTGAAGAGGAACAAGAAGTTAACTGCAGCTAAACAAGAAAGATCAGTAATGCAGACTACTAATCAAGGAAGGTTGATGATGCTCACGAATGGAAGTCCCAATCTCATGATAGATTCTTCTGATACCTGGATTAGCAGCTCATCAAGCTCACCTACTGAGGGTTTTCGCGATGATGAAGACATGAATGGCGTTGATGGTGGAAACTGGCCAACTGTTGCTATTGAAGAGATTAAGTGGGATGCAATGTTTCAAGACTTGAAACCTACCTAA
- the LOC107862018 gene encoding protein NUCLEAR FUSION DEFECTIVE 4 isoform X1, with product MAVLKEGSRPPWVGLAAAVWVQIAAGNAYTFPLYSPALKSVLGFSQQQLTIIGVANDIGENVGILPGIACNKFPPWVILLLGVCLSFFGYGVLWLAISQTVLSLPYWVLFLALVVATNSSAWMGTAVLVTNMRNFPLSRGTVAGILKGYVGLSGAVFTEIFAMVLNNSASDLLLFLTLGVPTICLAMMYFIRACTPASGEDSSEHVHFLFTQAASLLLAVYLLTTTILKNMLSLRSSISYILVGVMVVFLMSPLAIPLKMTLFPSRLKRSGKLDGSSNDLTEEEVSSSQTAALLTPMSSEVDLGSFHEGEDVSEVDMLLAVGEGAVKKKRKPRRGEDFKFREAVIKADFWLLWLAYFLGVGSGVTVLNNLAQIGVALGVNDTTILLSLFSFCNFLGRLGAGVVSEHFVRSKTIPRTFWMMLAQIIMIMTFLLYASALSGTLYAATALLGICFGVQFGVMIPTASELFGLKHFGIIFNFMQLGNPIGALLFSGLLAGYVYDMEAGKQQGLHCLGPNCFRLTFLVLAGVSAFGAFLSMILTVRVRPVYQMLYAAGSFRLAQASDH from the exons ATGGCTGTACTAAAAGAAGGAAGCAGACCACCATGGGTAGGTCTTGCTGCTGCTGTTTGGGTACAGATAGCAGCTGGTAATGCTTATACTTTCCCACTATATTCCCCTGCTTTGAAATCAGTGTTGGGTTTTAGTCAGCAGCAGCTTACTATTATTGGAGTGGCAAATGATATTGGGGAGAATGTTGGGATTCTGCCTGGCATAGCTTGCAACAAGTTCCCACCTTGGGTTATTTTGCTTCTTGGTGTTTGCCTTTCTTTTTTTGGCTATGGTGTTCTTTGGCTTGCTATCAGCCAAACTGTGCTCTCCTTGCCGTACTGGGTT CTTTTTCTCGCACTGGTAGTTGCTACAAACAGCAGTGCATGGATGGGCACAGCAGTACTTGTCACCAATATGAGGAACTTCCCTCTCAGTAGAGGCACTGTTGCTGGCATACTGAAAGGCTATGTTGGCTTGAGTGGTGCAGTTTTCACAGAGATCTTCGCCATGGTTCTTAATAATTCAGCTTCAGATTTATTGCTGTTTCTAACATTGGGAGTTCCGACCATCTGTTTGGCCATGATGTATTTTATACGGGCTTGCACACCAGCTTCTGGAGAGGATTCTTCTGAACATGTCCATTTTCTTTTCACTCAAGCAGCAAGTCTATTGCTTGCAGTTTATCTTCTCACTACAACAATTTTGAAGAACATGCTATCTCTAAGAAGTTCCATCTCCTATATACTTGTTGGAGTAATGGTTGTTTTCTTGATGTCTCCTTTAGCAATTCCCTTGAAGATGACACTCTTTCCATCTCGTCTCAAGAGATCTGGAAAATTAGATGGTTCCTCAAATGATTTGACTGAAGAAGAGGTCAGTTCCAGCCAAACGGCGGCCTTATTAACTCCAATGTCATCAGAAGTAGACCTTGGGAGCTTTCATGAAGGTGAAGATGTTTCTGAGGTGGACATGCTGCTGGCTGTGGGTGAGGGTGCagtgaagaagaaaaggaaaccTAGAAGAGGCGAAGACTTCAAATTTCGTGAAGCTGTTATTAAAGCTGACTTCTGGCTTCTGTGGCTCGCATACTTCCTCGGTGTTGGTTCTGGTGTAACTGTTCTTAATAATTTAGCACAGATTGGCGTTGCACTAGGTGTAAATGATACAACGATATTACTCAGTTTGTTCAGTTTTTGCAACTTTTTGGGCCGTCTTGGGGCAGGTGTTGTTTCGGAACACTTTGTGAG GTCAAAAACAATACCACGAACATTTTGGATGATGCTAGCACAAATCATCATGATTATGACATTCCTTCTTTATGCTTCAGCTCTGAGTGGTACTCTCTATGCTGCGACAGCATTGCTAGGGATTTGCTTCGGTGTTCAGTTTGGTGTAATGATTCCAACTGCCTCCGAACTCTTTGGCTTGAAACATTTTGGCATAATATTCAACTTCATGCAGCTTGGCAATCCAATAGGAGCGCTTCTGTTTTCTGGTCTACTGGCTGGTTATGTCTATGACATGGAGGCAGGAAAGCAACAAGGATTGCACTGTCTGGGCCCAAATTGCTTTAGGCTCACGTTCCTGGTTTTAGCAGGAGTTTCTGCCTTTGGTGCGTTCTTGAGCATGATCTTGACCGTCAGAGTTAGACCAGTTTACCAGATGTTGTATGCTGCAGGTTCTTTCCGTTTGGCCCAGGCTTCTGATCACTGA